The following coding sequences lie in one Nitrososphaerota archaeon genomic window:
- a CDS encoding dihydrodipicolinate synthase family protein, whose product MKEIIKKIEGVHAYLTTPFNKNNIMEINEEGFRKNISFLKDNNIKIITICGGTGEIWSLSINEHKKLLEIANEEKGNMFLIAGIPSGIKSALEISKYAQDIGIDALLIFPPIGPITEDGMYEYYKKIINSTNLPIQIFATGSILQCNLSTFRKIIELENVISIKYEEKNLDNLASLMHTIDKEVAWISGIDYGIKTIRYYFELGVKGFTCGIASIIPKLPLELYEAAINKDWKKVHEIEEIIKPIYEFRKKYGWISVIKASLDILGLAGGPPRPPLKPLKEDEMNELKEILNKYSPYLK is encoded by the coding sequence ATGAAGGAAATAATTAAAAAAATTGAAGGAGTTCATGCATATCTTACTACTCCATTTAATAAAAATAACATAATGGAAATTAATGAAGAAGGATTTAGGAAGAATATATCTTTCTTAAAAGACAATAACATAAAAATTATAACAATATGTGGAGGAACAGGAGAAATATGGTCTTTATCTATTAATGAACATAAAAAATTATTAGAAATTGCTAATGAGGAAAAAGGAAATATGTTTTTAATTGCAGGTATTCCTTCGGGTATAAAATCAGCTTTAGAAATAAGCAAATATGCTCAAGATATAGGAATAGATGCTTTACTTATTTTTCCGCCCATTGGTCCAATAACCGAAGATGGGATGTATGAATATTATAAAAAGATTATTAATTCGACAAATCTTCCTATTCAAATTTTTGCTACTGGAAGTATACTTCAATGTAATCTTTCAACTTTTAGAAAAATAATAGAATTAGAAAATGTTATATCTATTAAATATGAAGAGAAAAACTTAGACAATCTTGCATCATTAATGCATACTATAGATAAAGAAGTAGCATGGATTTCTGGAATTGATTATGGAATAAAAACTATTCGTTATTATTTTGAACTTGGAGTAAAAGGATTTACATGCGGTATTGCTAGTATTATACCTAAGTTACCATTAGAACTTTATGAAGCAGCAATTAATAAAGATTGGAAAAAAGTTCATGAAATAGAAGAAATAATTAAACCCATTTATGAATTTAGAAAGAAATATGGTTGGATAAGTGTTATAAAAGCTTCTTTGGATATACTTGGATTAGCAGGTGGTCCACCACGTCCTCCATTAAAACCATTAAAAGAAGATGAAATGAACGAATTAAAAGAAATACTAAATAAATATAGTCCATATTTAAAATAA
- a CDS encoding carbohydrate ABC transporter permease produces the protein MSKEYRKIKTKLMIIIAAILLILWITIPLYWAFKTSISYPEEAWNPGLPTKVTFENYIQLFNPYPFAKRYAIGAEAALPQPVIVPIKNSFIVAIIAATISTIMGMFAGYNLARFHYKGKRLAMYYILFTYIFPTFMLAIPLMIILKQIGLLNTLQGLIFVHLAYTLPYSILMLRSYFMEIPIELEESALIDGCTRSSSFLRITLPLSAPGLVTSFVFAFTLSWNDLLFALILLSSTELYTLPLEMNFFLWGGEIVDPIGLSTVAVFTGIIPVILYMVLQKYIIIGLVRGALKR, from the coding sequence ATGAGTAAAGAATATAGAAAGATAAAAACAAAACTTATGATTATAATAGCCGCAATACTTCTTATTTTATGGATAACTATCCCATTATACTGGGCATTCAAAACTAGTATTTCATATCCTGAAGAAGCTTGGAATCCAGGATTACCAACAAAAGTTACATTTGAAAATTATATTCAATTATTTAACCCTTATCCTTTTGCTAAAAGGTATGCAATTGGTGCTGAAGCTGCACTCCCTCAACCAGTTATTGTTCCTATAAAAAATAGCTTCATTGTTGCTATAATTGCTGCTACTATTAGCACCATTATGGGAATGTTTGCAGGATACAATTTAGCTAGATTTCATTATAAAGGTAAAAGATTAGCTATGTATTATATTTTATTTACTTATATATTCCCTACATTTATGCTTGCTATACCATTAATGATCATTTTAAAACAAATTGGTTTATTAAATACTTTACAAGGATTAATATTTGTACATCTTGCATATACACTTCCATATTCAATACTAATGTTAAGAAGCTATTTCATGGAAATTCCTATAGAACTAGAAGAATCGGCTCTTATCGATGGATGTACAAGATCATCTTCTTTTCTAAGAATTACTTTACCATTATCAGCTCCTGGACTTGTAACATCATTTGTATTTGCATTTACTCTTTCTTGGAATGACTTATTATTTGCATTAATATTATTAAGTAGTACCGAACTCTATACATTACCTCTTGAAATGAATTTCTTTCTTTGGGGAGGAGAAATAGTAGACCCTATTGGCTTATCAACAGTAGCAGTTTTCACTGGCATAATTCCAGTAATACTTTACATGGTTCTTCAAAAATATATTATAATAGGTTTAGTAAGAGGAGCATTAAAGAGATAA
- a CDS encoding sugar ABC transporter permease — protein MEYKKALYEWIYILPALTTLVILFIFPLFFNFWISFQEKLLGKEAVFVGLKNYIKVFNSPILYISLLNTFIYAFTAVFFKTLIGLSVALFLNMKFRGRGFLRGLAILPWALPMYVICVLFWLNYDAKGTFNNLLRLFGLKPIHWLGLDYAMPSVILINVWHGWPFFFMGILAGLQAVPIELYESAEIDGASSFRKFIHITLPFIKPVILTVALLSLMWTMGDFTTIYMMTSGGPVDKTLTIPMASFQIAFFREVDIPLAAAYTIVILPIYIILIFITLKQMV, from the coding sequence ATGGAATATAAAAAAGCGCTATACGAATGGATTTACATATTGCCAGCTTTAACAACATTAGTAATACTTTTTATTTTCCCTCTTTTTTTTAATTTTTGGATAAGCTTTCAAGAAAAATTACTTGGAAAAGAAGCAGTTTTTGTAGGTTTAAAAAATTATATTAAAGTATTCAATTCTCCGATACTTTATATTTCATTATTAAATACTTTTATTTACGCATTTACAGCAGTATTTTTTAAAACACTTATTGGGTTAAGTGTTGCATTATTTCTAAATATGAAATTTAGAGGAAGAGGTTTCCTAAGAGGGTTAGCTATATTACCTTGGGCTCTTCCTATGTATGTTATTTGTGTATTATTTTGGCTTAATTATGATGCTAAAGGTACTTTTAATAATCTCCTTCGGCTTTTCGGATTAAAACCCATTCATTGGCTTGGATTGGATTATGCAATGCCATCAGTAATTCTTATTAATGTTTGGCATGGATGGCCTTTCTTTTTCATGGGAATACTAGCTGGCTTACAAGCTGTTCCGATCGAATTATATGAATCTGCTGAAATAGATGGAGCTTCAAGTTTTCGAAAATTCATTCATATCACTTTACCGTTTATAAAACCAGTCATTCTTACGGTTGCTTTATTATCATTAATGTGGACGATGGGAGATTTTACAACAATTTATATGATGACCAGTGGAGGACCCGTAGATAAAACATTGACCATACCTATGGCATCATTTCAAATCGCATTCTTTAGAGAAGTTGACATCCCATTAGCAGCCGCTTATACTATTGTAATATTACCCATATACATAATATTAATATTTATTACTCTTAAACAAATGGTGTGA
- a CDS encoding extracellular solute-binding protein: MSGEKSKGKISPSLIVAIVVIIILLAALVYYATLPPKVEVVPTVVPTTIIQTALKTETLPGTTIVRTEERTIVQTAVTTVAPTRPKLVIYGRATFVPPQMYWVEKKAREWAAGKGVDVEITWIPVAEIGTKLTAAVEAGAPPDLVINGHPVARFAEAGLLLPLDDIVEKLNESDIYEVKRATTRWGGHYYAISTMFEITWIHARTDLIKKAGAENLWPPKNLDELYELAKKLNDPAHEVWGLGIPLGLKGYDAWWQFQHYWIAYGGAMMESKTPEGILIGKEPYRSGLKKAFEMYVKMWKEGLTPPDSGEWVDASNNQAYINGRIAMAINPLSIYYALVTSKPELAAVTSLAPVLPVSIDLGDESCFVFKATKYPDLAKDLIYYLFKDKDDYTKGFCEASSWYAFPIFKSQVQKISERWKKGEFKYFAVDPAKVVEAIRYFESGSWPLLERNTVCEGFREGFIWTEMIQRVVLKGEDMDKIIDEYHNRFVEEIKRVYGGK, from the coding sequence ATGTCAGGAGAAAAAAGTAAAGGAAAAATTAGTCCTTCTTTAATCGTTGCTATTGTTGTTATAATAATTCTTTTAGCTGCTTTGGTATATTATGCAACTTTGCCTCCAAAAGTTGAAGTTGTTCCAACAGTAGTCCCGACTACAATTATTCAAACAGCTTTAAAAACTGAAACATTGCCAGGAACAACAATTGTAAGGACTGAGGAAAGGACAATAGTACAAACGGCTGTTACAACTGTAGCACCTACTAGACCAAAATTAGTTATATATGGAAGAGCGACATTTGTTCCACCTCAAATGTATTGGGTAGAGAAAAAAGCAAGAGAGTGGGCTGCTGGAAAAGGAGTTGATGTAGAAATAACATGGATTCCAGTTGCTGAAATAGGAACGAAGCTTACCGCAGCAGTTGAAGCTGGTGCACCACCAGACTTAGTTATTAATGGCCATCCTGTTGCAAGATTTGCAGAAGCTGGATTATTATTACCTCTTGATGATATAGTAGAGAAGCTTAATGAAAGCGATATTTATGAAGTTAAACGTGCAACAACTAGATGGGGGGGACATTATTATGCTATATCAACAATGTTTGAAATAACATGGATACATGCAAGAACAGACCTTATAAAGAAAGCTGGTGCAGAGAATTTATGGCCACCAAAGAATCTTGATGAGCTATATGAATTAGCTAAAAAATTAAATGATCCTGCACATGAAGTTTGGGGTTTAGGAATTCCACTTGGTTTGAAAGGATATGACGCATGGTGGCAATTCCAACATTATTGGATTGCTTATGGAGGAGCAATGATGGAAAGCAAAACACCAGAAGGAATTTTGATTGGAAAAGAACCTTATAGATCGGGATTAAAGAAAGCATTTGAAATGTATGTTAAAATGTGGAAAGAAGGTTTAACACCACCAGATAGTGGAGAATGGGTAGATGCTTCTAATAATCAAGCATATATAAATGGAAGAATTGCTATGGCAATAAATCCATTAAGCATATACTATGCTTTAGTAACTTCAAAACCAGAATTGGCTGCAGTAACATCTTTAGCACCGGTATTACCAGTTTCTATAGATTTAGGAGATGAAAGTTGTTTCGTATTTAAAGCAACAAAGTACCCTGATTTAGCAAAAGATTTGATATATTATCTATTTAAAGATAAAGATGATTATACAAAAGGATTCTGCGAAGCATCATCTTGGTATGCATTTCCAATATTCAAAAGTCAAGTACAGAAAATAAGTGAACGATGGAAAAAAGGTGAATTTAAATATTTTGCAGTAGACCCTGCTAAAGTAGTTGAAGCAATTAGATACTTTGAATCAGGCTCATGGCCATTATTAGAAAGAAACACGGTTTGTGAGGGTTTCCGTGAAGGTTTTATATGGACTGAAATGATACAGAGAGTGGTACTTAAAGGAGAAGATATGGATAAAATAATCGATGAATATCATAATAGGTTTGTAGAAGAAATAAAGAGAGTTTATGGAGGAAAATAG
- a CDS encoding DUF4349 domain-containing protein, translating to MSISKKEVKTGYVTIRVPQTNFYLAIEEIEKLGEVKNKNIKSEDVTEKYIDLKTRLENAQREEKILLDFLNKAINVKDMLEIEKELSRIREQIEYYTGQLKYLESRVEYSTITIELSEPRPPVPLPEVDWDSTIKTGLRYLLAIIQGLIILIFIIIPFIVIGIPAYYIYKKKIKKAQKEKIISNFTFNKK from the coding sequence ATGTCCATTTCTAAAAAAGAAGTGAAAACAGGTTATGTAACAATTAGAGTGCCACAAACAAATTTCTATTTAGCAATAGAAGAGATTGAAAAATTGGGTGAAGTAAAAAATAAGAATATAAAAAGTGAAGATGTAACAGAAAAATATATAGATTTAAAAACAAGATTAGAAAATGCTCAAAGAGAAGAAAAAATTTTACTTGATTTTCTAAATAAAGCTATAAATGTTAAGGATATGCTAGAAATTGAAAAAGAACTTAGTAGAATAAGAGAACAAATAGAGTATTACACTGGGCAGCTTAAATATCTTGAAAGTAGAGTTGAATATTCAACTATTACAATAGAATTGTCTGAACCTCGTCCTCCTGTCCCACTTCCTGAAGTTGATTGGGATTCTACAATTAAAACAGGATTAAGATATTTATTAGCTATAATTCAGGGCTTAATAATTTTAATTTTCATTATAATACCTTTTATAGTAATTGGAATACCAGCTTACTATATTTATAAAAAGAAAATAAAAAAAGCTCAAAAAGAAAAAATAATTTCTAATTTCACTTTTAATAAAAAATAA
- a CDS encoding 4-vinyl reductase, whose protein sequence is MNKKEEIYEIKRIKNKAHIKQLNQRIITIRAKTFINLQKTIESIISEEGAALLYEASINAGKDTAKILIKKFKNKDFFKKLSKFYSSNGCGWFKIKKINIDPNKGGYIQIEQSFIAEEYGKSEKPVCDFLAGYFVGMLEEIYKKEYTCEEIKCIAKGDKYCEFKIEVV, encoded by the coding sequence TTGAATAAAAAAGAAGAAATATATGAAATAAAAAGAATAAAAAATAAAGCTCATATAAAACAATTAAATCAAAGAATAATAACTATACGTGCTAAAACTTTTATAAATTTACAAAAAACTATTGAATCAATAATAAGTGAAGAAGGTGCAGCTTTATTATATGAAGCAAGTATAAATGCTGGAAAAGATACTGCTAAAATACTTATTAAAAAATTTAAAAATAAAGATTTTTTTAAAAAATTGAGTAAATTCTATAGTTCAAATGGATGTGGATGGTTTAAAATAAAGAAAATAAATATAGATCCTAATAAAGGAGGATATATACAAATTGAACAATCTTTTATTGCAGAAGAATATGGAAAATCAGAAAAGCCAGTATGCGATTTTTTAGCTGGATATTTTGTAGGAATGCTTGAAGAAATTTATAAAAAAGAATATACATGTGAAGAAATAAAATGCATTGCAAAAGGAGATAAATATTGTGAATTTAAAATTGAAGTAGTTTAA
- a CDS encoding STT3 domain-containing protein codes for MGEMETSRISSIKMKIEKIHKKIKRKLPKTTTLLEATIVMSCLIIAFTIRMMPLQYGATLSEFDPYWQYKMAKYITDRGWGGFKDFFSWYDTTVWYPFGRSPSQTSFYGLSFLLAFVKLSLETIGINIETMDLAIIFPVILGTLAVLLMYYFGKEIGGKTAGLLAALLLAINTAHIGRTHLGWFDDESLAVPLMAIAFIAYLRANKETSTKISTIVYSIIAGISLGYMTASWGASRFPMMFVPVYALVLVILGRYRRQLLIATTITMSVAIMIATHVPKLGPGYLKEITVLTSIAAIVVLAIIEISKLAKPEKQLAIQIMMIGAIIIAAVVIETIGIVVLPGIKFLSVIMPTLREELPILVSVAEHQMPTWATIYLDYGPALLLIPFGIYYMVTKRKDTDVFLALLTLFSTYFLASMARLTLLAAPVYTLVAAYALSEILKMTARNLQKIMVEGKKRYRGALPPPEYVVLTPLVIISMIIFYVTPYAILPTQYNRVSPLENVQTPTTLLSSSVPIRSTVDAWTRALLWIKDNTPPNAVIMSWWDYGYWINVVGNRTTLADNGTLNSTQIGWIAYAFMSREEVAIKVLKRFNVDYVAIFVTHDGQRLLGYGEEGKWIWMLRIANQESKNLGVSKFNESAYVGAGGNIVYASDKFWSETLIGNLNPYKPTTWQGQTYFIYQEPSLKYFKLVFSSDNPHSAVAYVYIYKVVYEGID; via the coding sequence ATGGGAGAAATGGAGACTTCAAGAATTTCAAGCATAAAAATGAAAATAGAGAAAATTCATAAAAAGATAAAAAGGAAACTTCCAAAAACAACAACTTTATTGGAAGCAACAATAGTAATGTCATGTTTAATAATAGCATTCACGATAAGAATGATGCCATTACAATATGGAGCAACATTATCTGAATTTGATCCTTATTGGCAATATAAAATGGCAAAATATATAACTGATAGAGGATGGGGAGGATTTAAAGATTTTTTCTCATGGTATGATACAACAGTATGGTATCCATTTGGGAGAAGCCCGTCGCAAACATCTTTTTATGGTTTATCATTTTTATTAGCTTTTGTAAAGCTTTCATTAGAAACAATTGGAATAAATATAGAAACAATGGATTTAGCAATAATATTTCCAGTAATTTTAGGAACACTTGCAGTATTATTAATGTATTATTTTGGAAAAGAGATAGGTGGAAAAACAGCAGGATTGTTAGCAGCATTATTATTAGCAATAAATACAGCACATATAGGAAGAACTCATTTAGGATGGTTTGATGATGAATCTTTGGCAGTACCGTTAATGGCAATAGCATTTATAGCATATTTAAGAGCGAATAAAGAAACAAGTACAAAAATATCAACAATTGTATATAGCATAATAGCAGGGATTTCATTAGGATACATGACAGCAAGTTGGGGTGCTTCAAGATTTCCAATGATGTTTGTACCAGTATATGCTTTAGTATTAGTAATATTAGGAAGATATAGAAGACAGCTATTAATTGCAACAACAATAACAATGAGTGTAGCAATAATGATAGCAACTCATGTTCCAAAATTGGGACCTGGATATTTGAAAGAAATAACAGTATTAACAAGTATAGCAGCAATAGTAGTATTAGCAATAATAGAAATAAGCAAATTAGCAAAGCCGGAAAAACAATTAGCAATACAAATAATGATGATAGGAGCAATAATAATTGCAGCAGTGGTTATAGAAACAATAGGAATTGTAGTATTGCCGGGAATAAAATTCTTATCAGTAATAATGCCAACTTTAAGGGAGGAATTGCCGATACTAGTAAGTGTAGCAGAACATCAAATGCCAACATGGGCAACAATATACTTAGATTATGGACCAGCATTATTATTAATACCTTTTGGAATATATTATATGGTAACAAAAAGAAAAGATACTGATGTATTCTTAGCATTATTAACTTTATTTTCAACATATTTCTTAGCGTCGATGGCAAGATTAACATTATTAGCAGCACCAGTATACACATTAGTAGCAGCATATGCGCTTTCAGAAATATTAAAAATGACGGCAAGAAATCTACAAAAAATAATGGTTGAAGGGAAGAAAAGATATAGAGGAGCTTTACCTCCACCAGAATATGTTGTATTAACACCATTAGTGATAATATCGATGATAATATTTTATGTAACACCATATGCAATATTACCAACTCAATATAATAGAGTATCACCATTAGAAAATGTTCAAACACCAACAACATTGCTATCAAGCAGTGTACCAATAAGGAGTACTGTAGATGCATGGACAAGGGCTCTTTTATGGATAAAAGATAATACTCCCCCAAATGCGGTGATTATGTCATGGTGGGACTACGGATATTGGATAAACGTAGTGGGTAATAGGACTACCCTAGCGGATAATGGTACTCTTAACTCTACCCAAATTGGTTGGATTGCTTATGCTTTTATGAGTAGAGAAGAAGTTGCTATTAAAGTTCTTAAGAGATTTAATGTAGACTATGTAGCTATTTTTGTTACTCATGATGGACAAAGATTGCTTGGTTATGGAGAAGAAGGAAAATGGATTTGGATGCTAAGAATTGCTAATCAAGAATCTAAAAATTTAGGCGTTTCAAAATTTAATGAAAGTGCTTATGTTGGAGCAGGTGGCAATATTGTTTATGCTAGCGACAAATTCTGGAGTGAAACTTTAATTGGAAATTTGAACCCTTACAAACCTACTACTTGGCAAGGCCAAACCTACTTCATTTATCAAGAGCCCAGCTTAAAATATTTCAAGCTTGTTTTTAGTAGCGATAACCCTCACTCTGCTGTTGCTTATGTCTATATCTATAAAGTCGTTTACGAAGGCATCGATTAA
- a CDS encoding DUF2393 family protein — protein MKLKNRKGISKILATIIIISFCLIITIFAITWISSISEKYMNVKKIEITYVFSKRTFDDYFFISIEFKNVGKETIRVCNVAINGKPFKEFAPETNVILGSVRTGEELDPLNEKTFIPIGPGELGGIGIGIPPYAASAGQKMDVTIYTTDGGEYHVSLILEE, from the coding sequence ATGAAATTAAAAAATAGGAAAGGGATAAGTAAAATATTAGCAACAATTATTATAATTTCATTTTGTTTAATCATTACAATATTTGCAATAACTTGGATATCTAGCATATCTGAAAAATATATGAATGTAAAAAAGATAGAAATTACTTATGTTTTTAGTAAAAGAACATTTGATGATTATTTCTTTATATCTATTGAATTTAAGAATGTTGGAAAAGAAACTATTAGAGTATGCAATGTAGCAATAAATGGCAAGCCATTTAAAGAATTTGCTCCTGAAACAAACGTAATTTTAGGTAGTGTAAGAACAGGAGAAGAATTAGATCCTTTAAATGAAAAAACATTTATTCCTATAGGACCAGGAGAACTTGGAGGAATTGGAATAGGTATTCCACCATATGCAGCTTCTGCTGGACAGAAAATGGATGTCACAATTTATACTACGGATGGAGGAGAATATCATGTTTCTCTTATTCTTGAGGAATAA